In Rhodococcus sp. OK302, one genomic interval encodes:
- a CDS encoding aminotransferase class V-fold PLP-dependent enzyme yields MTAVLSAEICATAPIAKVSGSDLQVPLVQGGECSYANFDYAASAPALAQVTDRIAELLPTYASVHRGAGYASRISTLTYENARESVARFVNCADDQVVVFTRNTTDSLNLLAQSVPGSTVVLDIEHHANLLPWNDARVVTAADTVEETIERLIAELCTKPAALLAITGASNVTGEILPIARLADIAHRCGARILVDAAQLAPHRRIDLQECGVDYIAFSGHKLYAPFGAGVLVGRRDWLDEAKPYLAGGGAVREVTLESTEWACAPARHEAGSPNVLGAGAIAAACDALTALDFDVIAEHEKALTAQLTDGLAAIAGVNLLRLWADAPDAVGIVTFTVDGYEAGEVAAFLSAEHGIGVRDGRFCAHPLLSRLGLSGGAVRASLGLGSSSDDVTRLIDAVSILVSNQCDWNYEKTAGAWNPTPETRTFLGGADINAGTTECV; encoded by the coding sequence ATGACTGCTGTTTTGAGTGCCGAGATCTGTGCCACCGCCCCCATTGCCAAGGTTTCGGGTTCTGACCTGCAGGTTCCCCTCGTGCAGGGCGGCGAGTGTTCGTACGCAAACTTCGACTACGCAGCCAGCGCGCCGGCATTGGCCCAGGTCACGGACCGTATCGCAGAATTGCTCCCCACTTACGCCAGCGTCCACCGCGGCGCCGGATACGCATCGCGGATCTCCACACTGACGTACGAGAACGCACGCGAATCGGTTGCTCGCTTCGTGAACTGCGCCGACGACCAGGTTGTGGTCTTCACTCGCAACACCACTGATTCGCTGAACCTCCTGGCTCAGTCCGTTCCCGGCAGCACCGTTGTTCTCGACATCGAGCATCACGCAAATCTGTTGCCCTGGAACGATGCTCGCGTTGTTACCGCTGCCGATACCGTCGAAGAGACCATCGAGCGTCTCATTGCGGAACTGTGCACCAAGCCTGCTGCACTGCTGGCAATCACGGGCGCATCCAACGTGACCGGCGAGATCCTGCCGATCGCACGCCTGGCTGACATCGCCCACCGCTGCGGCGCGCGCATCCTCGTCGACGCAGCCCAGTTGGCACCCCACCGTCGTATCGATCTGCAGGAATGCGGCGTCGACTACATCGCCTTCTCCGGCCACAAGCTGTATGCACCGTTCGGTGCCGGCGTCCTGGTCGGCCGTCGCGACTGGCTCGATGAGGCAAAGCCTTACCTCGCCGGTGGCGGCGCTGTCCGTGAGGTGACGTTGGAGTCCACCGAGTGGGCCTGCGCTCCCGCCCGCCACGAGGCCGGTTCGCCCAACGTTCTTGGTGCCGGTGCTATTGCAGCTGCGTGCGACGCGTTGACCGCACTCGACTTCGATGTCATCGCCGAACACGAGAAGGCTCTGACCGCGCAGCTCACCGATGGTTTGGCTGCAATCGCGGGCGTCAACTTGCTCCGCCTGTGGGCCGACGCTCCCGACGCCGTCGGAATCGTCACCTTCACGGTCGACGGCTACGAAGCCGGCGAGGTTGCCGCGTTCCTGTCGGCAGAACACGGCATCGGCGTTCGCGACGGCCGCTTCTGCGCGCACCCGCTGCTCTCGCGTCTCGGACTGTCCGGCGGAGCAGTGCGCGCCAGCCTCGGTTTGGGCAGCAGTTCCGATGACGTGACCCGCCTGATCGACGCCGTGAGCATCCTGGTTTCCAATCAGTGTGATTGGAACTACGAAAAGACCGCCGGTGCCTGGAACCCCACGCCCGAGACCCGCACTTTCCTCGGTGGCGCCGACATCAACGCCGGTACAACCGAGTGCGTCTGA
- a CDS encoding VOC family protein — protein MRATRITANLRVDDIEAAQGFYTDYLGLSTEEFNLGWVARYTSPSNGEHVQLVTRDATATEDSVISVHTDDLDGAYEEARKLGFEIVHPITTEEWGVRRFFVRAPDGNVINIVSHRD, from the coding sequence ATGAGAGCGACACGCATAACCGCCAATCTCAGAGTGGATGACATCGAGGCTGCACAAGGTTTCTATACCGACTATCTCGGTTTGAGTACCGAGGAGTTCAATCTGGGGTGGGTGGCTCGGTACACGTCTCCAAGCAACGGGGAACACGTCCAGCTTGTAACGCGCGATGCAACCGCAACCGAAGACTCGGTTATCTCAGTCCACACGGATGACCTCGACGGTGCGTACGAAGAAGCTCGCAAACTCGGCTTCGAGATCGTGCACCCGATAACTACCGAAGAGTGGGGCGTTCGACGGTTCTTCGTTCGAGCACCGGACGGCAACGTCATCAACATCGTGAGCCATCGAGACTGA
- a CDS encoding MFS transporter, whose product MVVKTLEQSTEKRSARAWLMVAASMFAVAWGGNEFTPLLVMYRLDHGHSPVMVDFFLFAYVMGIVPALLLGGPLSDRLGRRPLMLPAPLIAIAGSTLLAFGADSAAVLILGRILCGIALGLGMAVGGSWVKELSTAPWDFAASDGAGARRAAMSLTAGFALGAGFAGVLAQWAPLPEALAYVLHIAITVIAGVALWRAPETREAQPIDARRRLIDDLKIPAAGHRRFIYIVVPLAPWVFGAASVGYAVIPALMTGHSGDAPVAFSAFLCVVALTCGFAIQSLGRKIDTDLSARGAVVALVFLVIGMAGAALVASTLTVAVAVIAAAILGCGYGMALVSGLLEIQRIAGPDDLAGLTAVFYSITYVGFAVPAVLAMLSESIPALTYPLMLLFGSAAAAACLLVVLLKSRSHLPSGSELARR is encoded by the coding sequence ATGGTTGTCAAAACATTGGAACAGTCCACCGAAAAGCGTTCTGCACGAGCGTGGCTCATGGTTGCGGCCAGTATGTTTGCCGTGGCCTGGGGTGGTAACGAATTCACGCCCCTGTTGGTGATGTATCGGCTCGATCACGGGCATTCCCCCGTGATGGTTGACTTCTTCCTCTTTGCCTACGTGATGGGAATCGTGCCGGCACTGCTGCTGGGCGGACCGCTGTCGGACAGGTTGGGGCGGCGACCCTTGATGCTCCCCGCGCCGCTGATCGCGATTGCCGGATCCACGCTTCTGGCGTTCGGTGCCGATTCTGCTGCCGTTCTGATACTCGGACGCATCCTGTGCGGCATCGCGTTGGGGTTGGGCATGGCGGTGGGCGGTTCCTGGGTGAAGGAATTATCCACGGCGCCCTGGGACTTCGCGGCATCTGATGGTGCCGGAGCCAGACGTGCGGCGATGAGTTTGACCGCCGGCTTCGCGTTGGGAGCCGGGTTCGCGGGCGTTCTGGCTCAGTGGGCCCCGCTACCTGAAGCGTTGGCGTACGTCCTGCATATCGCGATCACCGTGATTGCGGGGGTTGCTTTATGGCGAGCGCCGGAGACTCGGGAGGCTCAGCCGATCGATGCGCGTCGACGCTTGATTGACGATCTGAAGATTCCGGCAGCCGGCCATCGCCGTTTCATCTACATAGTTGTTCCGTTGGCGCCGTGGGTGTTCGGCGCTGCCAGCGTCGGATATGCGGTCATCCCGGCCTTGATGACCGGGCACAGTGGTGATGCGCCCGTAGCCTTTTCGGCCTTCTTGTGCGTCGTAGCACTGACCTGTGGTTTTGCGATTCAGTCGCTCGGACGCAAGATCGACACCGACCTCAGTGCCCGCGGCGCCGTCGTAGCGCTGGTCTTTCTGGTAATCGGAATGGCCGGTGCAGCATTGGTGGCGTCGACGCTCACCGTGGCTGTTGCGGTTATTGCCGCTGCGATCCTGGGTTGCGGCTACGGAATGGCATTGGTATCGGGACTGCTCGAGATTCAGCGGATCGCGGGCCCCGACGATCTGGCAGGTTTGACGGCTGTCTTCTACTCGATCACGTACGTCGGGTTCGCTGTCCCGGCGGTACTGGCGATGCTGTCGGAAAGTATTCCGGCACTGACCTATCCGTTGATGCTTCTGTTCGGCAGCGCAGCAGCGGCAGCCTGCCTGCTCGTGGTTCTACTCAAGTCGCGTTCGCACCTGCCGTCGGGAAGCGAGCTAGCGCGGCGGTAG
- a CDS encoding non-ribosomal peptide synthetase, with product MSRTGSTGLPLQPQSTETPLGIPSAFLRSSQAPAPRTLIDIVRASAQANPEAPAIDDGETTLSYAELLDEIEQGARWLADAGVGAGDRVGIRMPSGSRALYVAILSILAAGAAYVPVDADDPEERADLVFGEAQVTAIITGDGIQPGTAPKRLEHPPIREPEPEDDAWIIFTSGSTGTPKGVAVTHLNAAAFVDAEARMFLQDEPIGPGDRVLAGLSVAFDASCEEMWLAWRHSACLVPAPRSLVRSGMDLGPWLVSRDVSIVSTVPTLASLWPAEALEAVRLLIFGGEACPPELAERLAVEGREVWNTYGPTEATVVACGAIMDGKSPVSIGLPLDGWDLAVVDAQNNPVAVGEVGELVIGGVGLARYLDPAKDAEKYASMPSLGWDRAYRSGDLVRLELEGLMFQGRADDQVKLGGRRIELGEVDNALQNLPGVSGAAAAVKKTAAGNQLLVGYIASTDPDFDLKAAHAQLSEQLPAALVPRLALMDELPTRTSGKVDRNALPWPLPGAGEDAGAALGLDGTAAWVAGLWGSILGAQITGLDDDFFEVGGGSLSAAQLVTALRERFPEVTVAQLYDHPRLGSLAEYLDELAPTETVETRIVKPTPLKTQLLQVAATVPLTTLTGLQWVTWLAIANNVLGWFVDASWAPTVSWWWILLAFIVFITPIGRMAISVIGTRLLLRNLQPGTYPRGGSEHLRLWIAHRLTEASGAANLSGAPWMLYYARALGADIGRGVDLHTLPPITGMLELGDGCSVEPEVDLSGHWIDGDVVHIGEIKIGAGASVGSRSTLLPGARIGRDAVVEPGSAVFGRVKANQQWAGSPATKVGKANHPWPSEHPKRAPGWVPVYGVTSIFLAGVPIFALMAGIVLIGWWIRDTETLGDAITQSLIMLPVATILSLVVFAGITLVAVRLLSIGMVEGYHPVRSRIGWQVWATERLLDSARTFLFPLYASLLTPGWLRLLGAKIGKNVEASTVLLLPKFTTVADGAFLADDTMVASYGLGGGWMHIEHAKIGKRAFLGNSGMTAPGRRVPKNGLVAVLSATPSKAKSGSSWLGSPPVRLRRAAGDTDVARTFNPPTRLKIARGIVETCRLIPVMVTFGIGLGVLFALEALVGAVGFWLAALLSGVVLLIAGAVAGAVTVAAKWIVVGKINKVEHPLWSSFVWRNEVADAFVETVAAPWFARAATGTAVLNIFLRGLGAKIGKGVWCESYWLPEADLVTLGDGATVERGCVVQTHLFHDRIMSMDTVTLGAGATLGPHCVALPAAGIGAGATVGPASLVMRGDTVPPSTRWQGNPIAPWAAS from the coding sequence ATGAGCAGAACAGGATCAACGGGTTTGCCACTCCAGCCGCAGTCGACGGAAACACCTCTCGGGATTCCGTCCGCATTCCTACGTTCGTCGCAGGCCCCTGCGCCGCGCACTCTCATCGATATCGTGCGGGCATCCGCGCAGGCAAACCCCGAAGCACCCGCAATCGACGACGGCGAGACCACGCTGTCCTACGCCGAACTGCTCGACGAAATCGAGCAGGGCGCGCGTTGGCTGGCTGACGCCGGCGTCGGTGCGGGTGACCGCGTCGGCATCCGGATGCCGTCCGGTTCACGGGCGCTGTACGTGGCAATTCTGTCGATTCTCGCGGCCGGTGCCGCCTACGTGCCGGTCGACGCCGACGACCCGGAAGAGCGTGCCGACCTGGTGTTCGGCGAAGCCCAGGTAACCGCCATCATCACCGGCGACGGCATCCAACCCGGCACGGCGCCGAAGCGACTCGAGCATCCACCGATACGCGAACCCGAACCCGAAGACGACGCCTGGATCATCTTCACCTCCGGCTCCACCGGCACCCCCAAGGGTGTTGCCGTCACTCACCTCAATGCTGCGGCGTTTGTCGACGCCGAAGCCCGCATGTTCCTTCAGGACGAGCCGATCGGTCCCGGAGATCGTGTTCTCGCCGGACTGTCCGTCGCCTTCGACGCGTCGTGCGAGGAGATGTGGCTCGCCTGGCGTCACAGCGCCTGCCTGGTTCCCGCGCCTCGATCACTTGTCCGCAGCGGCATGGACCTCGGGCCGTGGCTGGTCTCCCGCGATGTCAGCATCGTCTCCACCGTTCCGACGCTGGCGTCGTTGTGGCCCGCTGAAGCCCTCGAAGCCGTCCGTCTGCTGATTTTCGGTGGCGAAGCCTGCCCGCCCGAGTTGGCGGAGCGTCTGGCCGTCGAAGGCCGTGAAGTCTGGAACACGTACGGACCTACCGAAGCGACCGTCGTCGCGTGCGGCGCGATCATGGACGGCAAGAGCCCCGTCAGCATCGGGCTTCCACTCGACGGCTGGGACCTGGCCGTCGTCGACGCCCAGAACAACCCCGTTGCCGTCGGCGAAGTCGGTGAGCTGGTGATCGGCGGCGTCGGCCTGGCTCGCTATCTCGATCCGGCGAAGGACGCCGAGAAGTACGCGTCGATGCCCTCGCTCGGCTGGGACCGGGCGTATCGCAGTGGTGACCTCGTCCGGCTCGAACTCGAGGGACTCATGTTCCAGGGCCGAGCCGACGATCAGGTCAAGCTCGGCGGCCGACGCATCGAACTCGGCGAAGTCGACAATGCTCTGCAAAACCTTCCGGGTGTCAGCGGTGCCGCAGCAGCTGTCAAGAAGACCGCGGCCGGCAATCAACTGCTCGTCGGATACATCGCGAGCACCGATCCCGACTTCGATCTCAAGGCCGCCCACGCACAGCTCAGTGAGCAGTTGCCGGCAGCCCTCGTTCCTCGTTTGGCATTGATGGACGAGCTTCCGACGCGTACGTCCGGCAAGGTCGATCGCAATGCGCTCCCCTGGCCACTGCCCGGAGCCGGCGAAGATGCCGGGGCTGCACTGGGACTCGACGGAACTGCAGCCTGGGTTGCCGGGCTGTGGGGTTCGATCCTCGGCGCGCAGATCACCGGCCTCGACGACGACTTCTTCGAGGTGGGCGGTGGATCACTCTCCGCCGCACAGCTCGTGACAGCATTGCGTGAGCGCTTCCCGGAAGTGACAGTCGCTCAACTTTACGATCATCCCCGGTTGGGATCTCTCGCCGAATACCTCGACGAATTGGCGCCCACCGAAACCGTCGAGACGCGCATCGTCAAGCCCACACCACTGAAAACCCAACTGTTGCAGGTAGCGGCAACAGTTCCACTGACCACGCTCACCGGACTGCAGTGGGTCACGTGGCTCGCAATCGCGAACAACGTGCTCGGCTGGTTCGTCGACGCCAGCTGGGCGCCAACGGTCTCGTGGTGGTGGATCTTGTTGGCGTTCATCGTGTTCATCACGCCGATCGGCCGCATGGCGATCTCCGTGATCGGTACCCGGCTGCTACTGCGAAACCTGCAACCCGGTACCTATCCTCGCGGCGGCAGTGAGCACCTTCGATTGTGGATAGCGCATCGACTCACCGAAGCCAGTGGCGCAGCCAATCTTTCGGGTGCACCCTGGATGCTCTACTACGCCCGAGCTCTCGGCGCCGACATCGGGCGTGGCGTCGACCTGCACACACTGCCACCGATTACCGGCATGCTCGAGCTCGGTGACGGCTGCTCTGTCGAACCCGAAGTCGATCTCTCCGGCCACTGGATCGACGGAGACGTCGTCCACATCGGTGAAATCAAAATCGGAGCCGGCGCTTCCGTCGGTTCGCGTTCCACACTTCTGCCCGGCGCACGCATCGGACGGGACGCGGTGGTCGAACCCGGATCTGCGGTATTCGGCCGAGTGAAGGCCAATCAACAGTGGGCGGGTTCACCCGCAACCAAGGTCGGCAAGGCGAATCATCCTTGGCCGTCGGAACATCCGAAACGCGCACCCGGATGGGTTCCGGTCTACGGCGTCACATCAATCTTCCTGGCGGGCGTGCCGATCTTTGCCCTCATGGCGGGAATAGTGTTGATCGGTTGGTGGATTCGCGACACCGAGACCCTCGGCGACGCAATCACTCAGTCCCTCATCATGCTTCCCGTCGCCACCATCCTCAGCCTGGTGGTCTTTGCCGGAATCACTCTCGTAGCGGTACGCCTGTTGTCGATCGGAATGGTCGAGGGCTACCACCCCGTCCGCAGCCGAATCGGCTGGCAAGTCTGGGCAACCGAGCGGCTTCTCGACTCCGCCCGCACGTTCCTTTTCCCGCTCTACGCAAGCCTGCTGACGCCCGGTTGGCTCCGGCTTCTCGGTGCCAAGATCGGCAAGAACGTCGAAGCATCCACAGTCCTGCTTCTCCCCAAATTCACGACCGTCGCCGACGGCGCCTTCCTTGCCGACGACACGATGGTGGCCAGCTACGGCCTCGGCGGCGGCTGGATGCACATCGAGCACGCCAAAATCGGCAAGCGCGCTTTCCTCGGCAACTCCGGAATGACGGCGCCCGGTCGACGCGTCCCGAAAAACGGTCTGGTCGCGGTTCTCTCAGCCACACCGTCCAAAGCGAAGTCCGGATCGTCGTGGCTGGGTAGCCCGCCTGTGCGGCTACGTCGCGCCGCCGGAGACACCGACGTCGCCCGCACCTTCAATCCCCCGACGCGACTCAAGATCGCCCGCGGAATTGTCGAAACCTGCCGACTTATCCCCGTCATGGTCACTTTCGGCATCGGCCTCGGTGTGCTGTTCGCACTCGAAGCCCTCGTCGGAGCCGTCGGATTCTGGCTCGCCGCATTGCTCAGCGGCGTTGTCCTACTGATCGCCGGAGCTGTCGCCGGAGCCGTCACAGTTGCTGCCAAGTGGATTGTCGTCGGCAAGATCAACAAGGTAGAGCACCCGCTGTGGAGTTCCTTCGTCTGGCGCAACGAGGTTGCCGACGCCTTTGTCGAGACCGTCGCCGCCCCCTGGTTCGCTCGCGCAGCAACCGGAACCGCAGTTCTGAACATCTTTTTGCGAGGATTGGGCGCCAAGATCGGCAAGGGCGTGTGGTGCGAGTCGTACTGGCTACCCGAAGCGGATCTCGTGACTTTGGGCGACGGCGCAACCGTTGAACGGGGGTGCGTCGTGCAAACTCACCTCTTCCATGATCGGATTATGTCCATGGACACCGTCACCCTCGGCGCGGGCGCAACTCTGGGACCGCATTGTGTTGCGCTACCGGCCGCCGGGATCGGCGCCGGTGCAACCGTCGGCCCCGCGTCTTTGGTCATGCGAGGTGACACTGTTCCGCCGTCCACTCGCTGGCAGGGAAACCCGATCGCACCGTGGGCCGCCTCGTGA
- a CDS encoding BCCT family transporter, producing the protein MLNCWRSKDDCVKNAWKGLRKPVFVPASIVIFGLIAFAVIYAGTASDAFIRLNNAISNGVGWWYVLSATGFVAFAFYCGISRIGNIRLGRDDENPEFGMMSWFAMLFSAGMGIGLVFYGVAEPLSHYVTPPVAGRIPGSTDAAANQAMELTMFHWGLHAWAIYVVVGLGLAYMTYRKGRPLSIRWLLEPLLGRARIEGKIGHTIDVIAIVGTLFGVATSLGFGVQQISAGLDYLGWVDTGNGLVITIIVIVTAMATFSVASGVAKGLKWLSNTNMILAALLALFVLLLGPTLFLLQSWVQNIGGYIQALPELMLRTSPFAEDGWAGTWTIFYWGWWMSWAPFVGMFIARISRGRTIREFVFGVLLAPTLVGSLWFTIFGNSGILRQRNEGTMLDASGAVDTNTSLFVLLDGLPLSTFTSLLAIMVIVFFFVTSADSGSIVIDILANGGNLETSKITRIYWTFLSGAAAAILLIVGGSTSLTALQTVAIATAVPFSIIMVLACLSMLKAFRYEVAAAPRYLRVSTTAMAETEVPQPSVKRLRDLNISSTLAGLTPAPVGIPTDSGESHVFITVHEVPAHAVNIDPDTGVVDISEDSQAVDPLGGEVFDTPEFADSAEGQLQSNANPE; encoded by the coding sequence ATGCTCAACTGTTGGAGGAGCAAAGATGACTGCGTTAAAAATGCATGGAAGGGACTGCGGAAACCCGTATTCGTCCCGGCATCGATAGTGATTTTCGGACTGATCGCGTTTGCGGTGATCTACGCGGGAACGGCGTCGGATGCCTTCATCAGGCTTAACAACGCGATCAGTAACGGCGTCGGATGGTGGTACGTCCTCTCCGCCACCGGGTTTGTTGCCTTTGCGTTCTACTGCGGAATCAGCCGTATCGGCAACATCAGACTCGGCCGTGACGACGAGAATCCCGAGTTCGGCATGATGTCGTGGTTCGCCATGCTCTTCAGCGCCGGCATGGGCATCGGTCTCGTGTTCTACGGAGTAGCAGAACCACTTTCGCACTACGTCACACCACCGGTTGCGGGCCGGATCCCCGGATCCACCGATGCCGCCGCAAATCAGGCCATGGAACTCACGATGTTCCACTGGGGCCTGCACGCATGGGCTATCTACGTCGTCGTCGGATTGGGCCTGGCCTACATGACGTACCGCAAGGGCCGTCCACTGTCGATCCGCTGGCTGCTGGAACCTCTGCTGGGTCGCGCCCGAATCGAAGGCAAAATCGGCCACACCATCGACGTCATCGCCATCGTCGGCACCCTGTTCGGTGTCGCAACCTCACTCGGCTTCGGAGTCCAGCAGATTTCCGCGGGCCTCGACTACCTCGGCTGGGTAGACACCGGCAACGGCCTCGTCATCACGATCATTGTCATCGTCACCGCGATGGCGACATTCTCGGTAGCGTCGGGCGTCGCCAAGGGGCTTAAATGGCTCTCCAACACCAACATGATCCTGGCCGCGCTCCTGGCCTTGTTCGTGCTGCTCCTCGGTCCCACACTGTTCCTGCTGCAGTCCTGGGTGCAGAACATCGGCGGTTACATTCAGGCGCTGCCCGAACTGATGCTGCGCACCTCTCCGTTCGCCGAAGACGGTTGGGCCGGCACCTGGACCATCTTCTACTGGGGTTGGTGGATGAGTTGGGCACCGTTTGTCGGTATGTTCATCGCGCGCATCTCACGTGGCCGCACCATCCGGGAATTTGTCTTCGGTGTGCTGCTCGCGCCGACACTCGTCGGATCGCTCTGGTTCACCATCTTCGGTAACTCCGGCATTCTTCGTCAGCGCAACGAGGGCACGATGCTCGACGCATCAGGTGCCGTCGACACCAACACGTCGCTGTTCGTCCTTCTCGACGGACTTCCGTTGAGCACCTTCACGAGTCTCCTCGCGATCATGGTGATCGTGTTCTTCTTCGTCACGTCTGCCGACTCCGGTTCGATTGTCATCGACATTCTCGCCAACGGCGGCAATCTCGAAACCTCCAAGATCACGCGGATCTACTGGACCTTCCTCTCGGGCGCAGCTGCGGCGATCCTCCTCATCGTCGGTGGCAGTACTTCCCTGACCGCGCTGCAAACGGTTGCCATAGCCACTGCTGTGCCGTTCTCGATCATCATGGTGTTGGCGTGTCTGTCGATGCTCAAGGCCTTCCGCTACGAAGTCGCCGCAGCGCCGCGCTATCTACGGGTGTCGACAACTGCCATGGCTGAAACCGAGGTCCCCCAGCCTTCGGTCAAGCGACTTCGCGATCTGAATATCTCGTCGACCTTGGCCGGGCTTACCCCCGCCCCGGTCGGGATCCCGACCGATTCGGGAGAGTCGCACGTCTTCATCACCGTCCACGAAGTGCCTGCGCACGCCGTCAACATCGATCCCGATACCGGTGTCGTCGATATCTCCGAGGATTCGCAGGCCGTCGACCCGTTGGGGGGCGAAGTCTTCGACACACCCGAGTTCGCCGATTCGGCCGAAGGACAGTTGCAAAGCAACGCCAACCCGGAATAA
- a CDS encoding M1 family metallopeptidase: MGRLVKPNKSPDDPIDPYLPHNGNHGYRVSRYELELTYKVFSNRLAGKAVITAVTTENRSKFSFDLAQNLQVSKVAVNGARGSKYSHQNNKLIITPATKIPAGGALSVTVQYTGNPEPIKSLWGEVGWEELTEGTLVASQPNGAASWFPCDDHPSSKASYRISITTDSPFYALANGTLIRKQIRAGATTWVYEQTEPMATYLATIQIGQYEHRQVSAGPVPIFAVHPPRLRSSFDVDFARQPQMLEVFGKLFGPYPFADYTAVVTDDELEIPIEAQGLSIFGANHCTGRRGSERLVAHELAHQWFGNSLTLGAWCDIWLHEGFACYAEWIWSENSGGPSSETLASNAYQGLARKPQDVVIGNPGPALMFDDRIYKRGALTLHALRGVLGDDKFFELIRQWTTKHRHGTVSTEQFADLASRFTDAPLRPLWDAWLNRKELPPR, encoded by the coding sequence GTGGGCCGCCTCGTGAAACCGAACAAGTCTCCGGACGACCCGATCGATCCGTACCTGCCGCACAACGGCAACCATGGATACCGTGTGTCGCGATACGAACTGGAACTGACCTACAAGGTTTTCAGCAATCGGTTGGCCGGTAAAGCCGTCATCACTGCCGTCACCACCGAAAACCGATCCAAGTTCAGCTTCGATCTGGCCCAAAACCTGCAGGTATCCAAGGTGGCGGTCAACGGCGCCCGCGGCTCCAAATACTCCCACCAGAACAACAAACTGATCATCACACCGGCCACCAAGATTCCGGCCGGAGGAGCCCTCTCCGTCACAGTCCAGTACACCGGCAATCCCGAACCGATCAAAAGTCTGTGGGGTGAGGTCGGCTGGGAAGAACTCACCGAAGGCACCCTCGTTGCCAGCCAACCCAACGGTGCCGCGTCCTGGTTCCCCTGCGACGATCATCCCAGTTCCAAAGCGTCGTACCGCATTTCGATTACGACTGATTCGCCGTTCTACGCCCTTGCCAACGGGACACTGATCCGCAAGCAGATCCGGGCCGGCGCAACCACCTGGGTGTACGAGCAGACCGAACCGATGGCCACCTATCTGGCCACCATCCAGATCGGGCAGTACGAGCATCGCCAGGTCAGCGCGGGCCCGGTTCCGATCTTCGCGGTTCACCCACCACGGCTACGCAGTTCGTTCGACGTCGATTTCGCGCGTCAACCACAGATGCTCGAAGTGTTCGGAAAACTGTTCGGGCCGTACCCTTTTGCCGACTACACCGCAGTGGTGACCGACGACGAACTCGAAATCCCCATCGAAGCGCAGGGTCTCTCGATTTTCGGTGCCAATCACTGCACCGGCCGACGCGGCTCCGAACGCCTTGTGGCACACGAGCTTGCACACCAATGGTTCGGCAACAGCCTGACCCTCGGAGCCTGGTGCGACATCTGGTTGCACGAAGGCTTCGCCTGCTACGCAGAGTGGATCTGGTCCGAGAACTCCGGCGGCCCATCCTCCGAGACCCTGGCATCAAACGCCTACCAAGGGCTCGCGCGCAAACCACAGGATGTGGTTATCGGCAATCCCGGTCCCGCCTTGATGTTCGACGATCGAATCTACAAACGCGGCGCCTTGACGCTCCATGCCTTACGTGGAGTTCTCGGTGACGACAAGTTCTTCGAACTGATCCGCCAGTGGACTACCAAGCATCGGCACGGAACTGTCAGTACCGAGCAATTCGCCGATCTGGCATCACGTTTCACCGACGCCCCGCTGCGTCCACTGTGGGATGCGTGGCTGAACCGGAAAGAACTACCGCCGCGCTAG